The Prionailurus viverrinus isolate Anna chromosome B4, UM_Priviv_1.0, whole genome shotgun sequence genome has a window encoding:
- the SINHCAF gene encoding SIN3-HDAC complex-associated factor, translated as MFGFHKPKMYRSIEGCCICRAKSSSSRFTDSKRYEKDFQSCFGLHETRSGDICNACVLLVKRWKKLPAGSKKNWNHVVDARAGPSLKTTLKPKKVKTLSGNRIKSNQISKLQKEFKRHNSDAHSTTSSASPAQSPCYSNQSDDGSDTEMASGSNRTPVFSFLDLTYWKRQKICCGIIYKGRFGEVLIDTHLFKPCCSNKKAAAEKPEEQGPEPLPISTQEW; from the exons ATGTTTGGTTTTCACAAGCCAAAGATGTACCGAAGTATAGAGGGCTGCTGTATTTGCAGAGCTAAGTCCTCCAGTTCTCGATTCACTGACAGTAAACGCTATGAAAAGGACTTCCAGAGCTGTTTTGG GTTGCATGAGACTCGTTCAGGAGACATCTGTAATGCCTGTGTCCTGCTTGtgaaaagatggaagaaattgCCAGCAGGATCAAAAAAAAACTGGAATCAT GTGGTAGATGCAAGGGCAGGACCCAGTCTGAAGACAACATTGAaaccaaagaaagtgaaaactttATCTGGAAACAGGATAAAAAGCAACCAGATCAGTAAACTACAGAAGGAATTCAAACGTCACA ATTCTGATGCTCACAGTACCACCTCAAGTGCCTCCCCAGCTCAGTCTCCTTGTTATAGTAACCAGTCAGATGATGGCTCAGATACAGAGATGGCTTCTGGCTCTAACAGAACgccagttttttcctttttagatctCACGTACTGGAAAAg acagAAAATATGTTGTGGGATTATCTATAAAGGCCGTTTTGGAGAAGTTCTCATTGACACACATCTATTCAAGCCTTGCTGCAGCAATAAGAAAGCAGCTGCAGAGAAGCCGGAGGAGCAGGGGCCAGAGCCTCTGCCCATCTCCACTCAGGAGTGGTGA